The sequence below is a genomic window from Wyeomyia smithii strain HCP4-BCI-WySm-NY-G18 chromosome 1, ASM2978416v1, whole genome shotgun sequence.
tatagcttgtgtgtggatagctgctgcgtgtgtaatgattagttatatcgtatgtatggatagtaatagcgcatggttggatagcttatgcgtgtgtatagatagttgtatcggatgtatggaaaggaatagcgtgtgtatggatagctatagctacagcgtgtgtatgaatagttttaacgcgtgtttagatagctatagcatgtgtgtgaataactttagcgggtgtttatcgaagattattattgtcattgaaaatattaaaacgtcttaacgaacacagtcgtgaatttgattttacagcagcgattttaacttcttcagccagtctttattcatcgaggaaaaattactacctatgaatgatcaacacttatttactagaaatttgatttagatcaaaacgggttcttttgagtatcataagttattggtaaaaagagttgcaagttttctcaatgagcattcattaaattttcgtttttgtttctcggtgcgcggttttgttttttttctcgcacacagaaagaaacaaacttgtcgctatcgtgaaaaataacaaaacaattagaaatgctctaaatcacaactgaagaagttaagatattttcctgtcactcgcccaaaccttgataacaactaccgaaaaacgtgtgattgagctcttgctatattgagttattgaaccaaacgtttttattttttcaaatacatgaagttatatgctgggctggaactaacctagcatgagttttatcgattaaatgtcaaacaattttcagatttaaaattttcggttgaatcgttctgggctccaattaaagatagtttcgtaaagtttgctttttgcttagataggaaaattttaccaattcgctcaattaaatgattgtcttggtagtgcagcaaacaaagggttgattcgaatatgtatgaaatgacagcgattaaataaagatatccattcttttagtatatattattatttataacgttttaacgtctcagcatccagaaatgcactgttagataaaattgcagcaaatactagagttgcaattctctctattatttgttttaatggaatataagaataccgtagtccaacgtcatgcggtcgtgtcttgaataccaccctcctactatttttgaaaaacagtaatggattcgcactatttgaaaaagaagagcgtaatgtcactaaaagcgaggagtcaaattgacgcagactgtCTTTCTAGGGTTGAACTTCTGATTTTTGATCAATAGCGACAATTTCGATTACTAGAACGAAAACTCTGAAtaactagctgtcttacgaatacataTTTTAGTTATAGGTAAGTCCTCATTTTTGCAGCATAATTAATTACCACCAGTTCCCTTATGGTGGTCCTGATGAACAATAGAACTAACAACAGacctcgttcgattttggcacgattcgtttttggcacggttcaatttaAGCACTGTTCGAATTTGGCAcatatgtgccaaaaacaaacggttttttatttatatattttagttttctcGATTTTCCTTTAACCAATTTGAGTTCAATACCCGCCAAGAGAAAGGTATTATGGTCCCTAATGTTGCCAAGGAGGATGGCCGGAATCGGTCAACTGGTTCCGGATACATGGccggaacatgttccggtaatataatggccatgacCAAAACAATGATTACCATGCCTACCATATGCACCATGCTTCTAATTACTTTGGTGGTCATTTTAAGTGTCTAGGTCGCCATTGGCCACTTGCGCACCTATTCCGGTTTTGTTCCAGATACTACCAGATTATTGTACCAAAACCCACCTAGCGACACCTATAACGACTTGAAATCCAAAAACTAGTCCATTGGTGGCCATCGCTAGAGTCTAAGTCATCATAGcacacaaaaaaagtaaaaaactatGGTGAAGAAAAAACCGTTAGTTGTTGACATTGTTCGATATTAACAAGAAAAATTttgacgtgttgccaaaatcgaacggggcctGTACTTATCGCCATAAAATAGACTCGATATCCACACTGAGAGAAAAACACTTGAGAATTTCATAAGTTACAACTTATGAACATGCATAATTTTGATTTCATTAGACACTTATGCATTACATCTCaagcttataaatttcataagtatattttggaattttcataTAAACGATATATGCATCCCATACGCGTAACTTATGATTTTCTTTAACGTCAACACTCTGAAAATTCCATAGTCATATCTTATTAAATCTGCAAAATGGCAGACCAGAATTTTTGTTCCTATTGCTAGTGCACCGTCAGATAAGTGTTTTAAGATATTGGATAAAGCTAAGCTGAAATTTGCACAGCTGGTGTCAGTTGTTGAAAATTGGAGCAAAAAAACTGTAAGTACATCTCTACAAATTCTACCATTATATCATGTCATCTATATTTATTCTAGCGACTATTAAAGAGGGCTTGTGATCATTAAAGAGGGCAACGCTGACGACATTCGGCAAGAGGAATCAAAGGCGAACTTGTGTCCCGAATTTCAAAAcctatattttatatatttgcgATATTTGTGAGTAAAGAATAAATAAGAtctagagtaaattttttttttaacaaaacatgTTAACATACCCTGGTATTATAAATTTTATGGCAGCAATTATGAGCTTTATAACAATCAACTAATGATATTCATATCAATCTCTTCATGGAGTTCATATTGAAAAGCTATGATTTTGATATGTCTGTTCTTATATCATGCATACATACgaccaataaattttataagtaTGACATATGAAAATTGTTAGTAGTCGAGAATAAAATTTCCCCTCCATTTCATAAGACAAACTTATGACTTCTATAAGGAATCCTTGTGGCGCAAAATCATAAGGGGTTCTTATGGAACTCAATAGTTATTTTCTCTACGTGCACCAGTGTTATACGCCTGCAAGATGCAAGCGTCACTAATGCTACCTAAGGTCTCTATGATAGAAAGATCTCAAACATTTAACCTTACCTTATAACCAACTTCGCCTTACATTTAACTTTCCACTGCTCAATCGCCACCAATTTATCCAACTACTGCATACCAAACTGGTTTATTTTTGCATTTCTGTTTTCACACAGTCGCATCCATTTAGTAGGCCTATGTGCTGGACTATATATAGAAACAGGCAAGCATGCAGCTTTCAAAGTACTATTTGCAACGAACCTCTTAACGGGCTCGTTGGTCTAGGGGTATGATTTTCGCTTAGGGTGCGAGAGGTCCCGGGTTCAAATCCCGGACGAGCCCACACGatctttttttcatatttttattatagttATACAACAGTGAATACATCAGAATCTTCATCCTATTGTGAAAATAATTCGTTTATTGATCGTTGCTATTATTTTATTGTAAATTCATATACTGCCGATTAGATTAACTTCGGACACGCGAAACAAACATCATTAGTcgaattgatcgaaaattcgaGCTAAGGTAACGGGGGAATCACCTCTTAATACATTAGGCTTAAAAATACTGCATTCCTAACTCCTGCCTACGactagagtaaaattttttgacatgCAAAATTTCGAAGTCTTGCGTGTTTAATAAActtgtttgttatttttgaacTGTATAAAATCATGGAtttattttttccaaaactgctGTGCGGATTAGGAACCAAAATCATATCACATTGTTTGTGCTTTCCGATGGTGGTTGGGTAAGTTTTGTTATTCTCGTTTTTACAAAATATggcacttgaaaaaaaaaacaaataggaCGATTTAGTGCATTGATAGCGAATAGAAAAAAGGCAGACTTACCGAAAAACTATTTTATAAGCTCGTAAAGATTAATATAGTTTTATCGTACACTTGTGCGTTTGTAATGTTACTTTAGCTTTATGATGTGAGAAAAAACATGGAGTCGTTCTGTAAGCGTGTAAAACGTGCCACGTAAAATGCATAATAAAACCATCTAAAATGTGTAAATTTCGGTAAATTTCGATAAAAAGCCGCGCGAAAGATAAATAACatcgagaataaaaaaatatcttttcaacAAATTTGTATGCAAGGTAGGACGCttgtaacttgcatgcaaactAATGTTGCAAAACAACACGTTATTATTACTATAGACTATCTCACAGAATCGCGTTATCGTTTTGTGCCAATCACAGTACCCATACAGAATTTGGTAAAATCGCAAATCTTAAGCAATCGGGATTCCAAATTTCCCTCAAATCTTAAATCCTATAACGGTGGGATTTCTCGAGAATTTTCGGATAGATTAAATCATCACTGCAGTATCTTAAACTAAATTTATTAGAAAATCTCTAACACAATTCTTACAGGTAAACTTTACAAAAATGCTCACCTTCACAGTTACGCTACCCTGCAACAACGCCTCATATTCGCAAAAACTCCAAATTATAGTCATACAAGCTAATTGGAAAACTTCTAATAGCTCTGTGAGTATTCGTCAACACTTGATCTTCGACATTGGAAAACTTTACTTAAAACTAATGTAGAACAAGGAagaatatatgaaaataaattacACATTTGCGCACTCGAAGTTGCTTCAGATGAAAATTACGAGTTGGCAAACACTGTTTATTTACATTTGTATAGTGTGATGTGGAGCAACGCTGGTGTTCCTGTGTCATTTGAGCcagatacagaaaaaaaacttcttaaATAAACTCtaagaaaggttttttcgcGCCGTACGCGAGCCTTTATCCAGGTCCTCGTTTCGTTTCGTAGTGCTAGAAATATCGCAGTCGCTTGAAAATTAGTTTCATTTACAGTTTGGCCTTACACTGATACTCATGGGAGGCCCTGGTGAGGGGGTGCGACGGTTATGGTGGGGTGTGTATGAACATTTTTGTGTTtgcttttatttaatttaaattcaaattcTGTGCTTGCCTTTCGTCGCTTCACAGACTTAACTATACATCTATTGCTAGAGCAATAGATTGGTTCATAATTTTACGCTACAATCAACATTTATCCTGAAGTTTCTTGTTTATTCTAACTGTAATTCTGCTCATAATACATCTAGTAATGTTTTAAAATGGCAAtttataacgaaaaaaaatcacccGTTGAACCAACCTACCATTGTTCTGAACGATTGCAGTTAGATTTTCTGAATGGGAAAGGTCGAAAGAAGAACTAACTTTACTTTCGCGTACAGCCGCGATTCGGCTCTTGAAAGTTGGCTTTGTACACATTCATACCTGCCGTGTCTCTCATCGTGACAGGActtaaaatatttaatataaaACAATTTTGTGAAATGCTTGCTCTGTTGTACCCGGCAGTATCACGAAAGCCCTTCTACCGGATCCAGCCGTGAGACCGGTCGAGTTTGGGTACGGAATAAACCCTACTTGAAAATCACACACACCCAAGCTGCACTCTGCTCCTCATTCAAACTTCTTTTGATCACTCGCTCGCTCGGCGGATGCTGGTGGAATAGCACCCCACGTAGCGTTCTTTCCAGTACAAAAACACATTTCGAATAAAATGGCTCATTTGTTGAAAATGTCCTCAACTAGCTGTTTCGTTATAACCCGATGCTTCCGGGTCGGGTTCACCTTCGGACGCTGGTAGAGCCGGGCATTGATGGCGTACAGCCGCGGGGACAGATCGCACCGGACATTGAACCACCAGTCGCACACGAAGACGGCCTGCGAGAACTGGGTTCCGTTGGGGCACAGGAACGTCGCCTGCCGGCCGTCGATGTCGCAATAGTGCCAACCTAAAAGAGGCAATAAAACAGGCAGATATTATTCGTAGAATatcaacaattttgttttttaattttcaatatttacctTGGCACCTGGTTTCCATGTCCGCAAAGAAGCCTGGATAGTCCTGCTCATCACAGTAGAAGTTAGTGTATGGTACAGCAGCCAAAATAGGATAGTCTGTTCCGGGGCGGCCTGGGGAAGAAGACGAGATGATTATTatttaaatctaaattaataaaattattttttatattgttCACGTTTTAAATAGCTAATATACTCTTGGCTTCCATATGACGGGTATAAGGCAACAATTAACGAATCCACCCTGTTTATTTATGCATATCAtcctagtttttatttttagctcTAGTACTATACAAGCTTGATCACTTATACTTCTAACGAATAACGATATGGTTTAGAGGCTCACGCTGCTAAATGTGTTTGTGCACGGAGCATCACCTAGTACGTCAGTTTTCGTAGTGTAGTGGTTATCACGTCTGCTTCACACGCAGAAGGTCCCCGGTTCGAACCCGGGCGGAAACAGTCTCTTTTTTTCTatatgctttttttttctctcacctTCGTCAGatataaaattaatattttcaaatttatttcattaaaaagaAAATAGCAGACACAGATAAATTATGTATCGAACTCTTATTTTGGTCCTTTATTGGAGTGCATTTATTCCCCTCCGCAACCTTTTTATGCTCGCATGTTTATTATTAGGATTTATTTTCATTCAGTTCGCCTTATTCGGTTTGTCTGTCGCGAGTTCAGTATGAAAAATGGATATAATAGTGAGTAAAAAGAAAGCAAATTGCACCCATTTTCCCATTGATGTTTgggctgaaaaaaaaaagacacggAAAGACTGGAATTGAGGTTTGACTCATATAAAATTCGGAATCgttgtttatttgacacgcGTATCTGCTATGgattttgacagcaaatttgttttgaaaatctaGAAAAGGTAATGtataatttgtatttgtatttgtatttgtatttgatcGTATAATGATCGGAACAatttttgattcgcaaaatttaacaaaatttaacaaaagttaaagggtatgtgcttgggtgcacaaacgtaggcttggcgtgggactattgtgggtgtaaTAATTTCATTcatgccatagccatagtatataacacacaccaaatgtacaaataccatacacaacaatccatgaacaaaaaaaaaacacacacatgtcataaaccatagcatacaaactaataggaaaaataattaacttgttgcctataaaagtattctgtcataaataaaTTTGCCTCGTATGAATGCATTTtgcacacacacgttactcacacacacactcacacacacattcacacatacgTCACTCAcgcacacattcacacacacacacacacacacacacacacactcacacacacacacacacgcgctactcacacacacacacacacacacacatacacacacacatacacacacacacacacgctactcacacacacacgctactcacacacacacgctactcacacacacacacatacacacgctactcacacacacatacacacgcgactcacacacacacacacacacatacacacgctaacgctactcagacacacacttggtatacgacacactatacctacacaaattactatcggcagcatccaaacggcttccaagcaGAGCTGccattttcacagatttttctgtaaaatcacaaattttcttcctttttcaaATCAAAGAATCTGTAATCACAGATGACagatatttttggaaaataacagattttcacAGATTCCCATAAATGCCGGAAATAACAAATTACCTACATTTTTTCTACAAACCAAACTCATTAATTCGAAGGTACGATTTTCCGGAAGCTCAAATAATCATCCGTACAAAAtagttcgattatccggagtcatTCTTTTCGCAAATTTCGAATTCGTTTACAATTCCGACATTTGCCTTTTTATCGATTCCATCTAGGAATGCTAGTTTTTCGCGACATATGCTGCTTAGTTAACCTAATGAAGTGTGCAGAGAGGTGACCTGATTGAATCACCTCATTATGATTGAATTTACGATATTTTGGCGTTCCTGACTAAATCATAGCCTCTTTCTCTGATACGCAGCTTATCTAGTCTCAATGCCAACCTGAAAAACACTTCGTTGAAAAACAAGTTGACTGTTCCAATGCAATTTTAAAAGCTAAATAGTTAATTCAGTCGAGTGGAGAAAAATTTAATGTTCATAttaagcatttcaatcaatctcgttttgtttttaaacaaataatcaTATCCCAGATATgatcacagatttttttttctctggtcacagattttcacagatttttgtcGTCAAAACACAGATTTCGACACGGCAACTctgcttccaagtcttccaatggtcccttccaacggcttccaatggtccccagtgccgatcacgtccagtttcgggctgtattccaacaacgatatctgaattagattaccactggtggggtccaactcagatcgaaggccgaactgttcgccttgacggtcgaccagggaatgatcttctcttaacacggaatgtccttttatagcatcactcagtgtggggaacttggttGTTTGGGGGAAAAACCAATCACGTGGATGCATCTCTGCTTTCattcttcgtcgcttacgttgggtgatgaatgcgatgccaattagctggcattgctagccaatgactgaatgcgtgaaatcatttcgtctatgtttttgaagtctgcgttagggaaatatagcaatcgtatgaaaaatgtatgtggattttcgaccttcaaactttcccgtATTTTCCACGGAGTGATGATAAAATggcaactaaaattatcatgttttacaaatcttgtatgttttagctttccaacggtatattaactattgaagtCGGAACAGTTGTTAGAGCGCtgttagcatctaaaatcttccattccgccaaccaaaaacgttacatgttcaatccagttttcccagaatgtgccttagtatagtgaagaaagacgtagtcccacgtcaaaacaaaaTCAGCAAAAGCTTCAAATAATTTCTCCTGATGCTACTTAGAAAGTTTCATTAGGATTGTTTAAGTATTTCTATtaatgaaaaagttttttttcctcgTCAGCTTCCAGTGAAGCGTTAAGtcatatcaaaatataaaacttGCTTACCTCTACTTTTTTTAGGAAAAGAAAccccacgaaaatatctgccTCGGGCCCCCAGtatctaaatccggccctgatttTGATATGAGTCAAGCTCAACTTCAAACTCAAGAATAATGAACTATCTTCATTTAgatataaaaatattgtttgtattgaaaaagtttattggCCTTAAAACGGAAGTGAAATTAAAAAGTCTGAGCCCGTCAGCTTATATGAAAATTACGAACCACTAGTACGTGTGCTGTACTCTATACTAtggtatacactaaagtcgctttttacgcaagggatacgtgccgcgtaaaaagaaaccgcgtaaatttcggaatccgagtgaagaaaatacggaatccgcgtaagaaaaaataccgcgtaagaaaaaaataccgcgtaaatttcggaatctgcgtaaaaaaaaccgcgtaagttccggaatccaaatacactaaggtcgctttttacgcgggttttttacgcgaattccggaatttacgcgtttttttttacgcggattccggaatttacgcgttttttttttacgcggattccggaatttacgcggtttttctttacgcggtttctttttacgcagcacgtatcccccgcgtaaaaagcgactttagtgtacttcaAATAGTACAAGGTATACATCCCTACTGTTGCATGAAATGGTGACGGGGGACCAAACACTGGAATTAGAGGGATTTTTAGTTAGTTTAGTATAGAGTCCACAGACAGAATCAATTCATGAGTTCAGTgacttacgtatttttattctcagcctcttaacaacactcgaaagaatttcgTTTACACTTGGCGATATCTTGTCTGTCGTGTTTTttatgcaaacaacatttatttgaaaagGCACAAGCGTATCGTTATTGTTGAAGACCCaaaaatttctcgtaatgcgtctaaAGCAGAATTACCTCTATTTCCTCAACAACCAAATCGAAcgatacttacgttatcataatgaatggttttgtcttattgtGCTCTGATTTAatctattttttatatgaatcttactctgaaaataatttcgaaaccGTTACCGTTAGggaaacatgaaaaaatatgtcaaacaaaGTTATCAAAAAGTTCCTGCAAAAAATGGTAGTAATCTGCAATTACAACGGAGATAAAGTTTGAAAGCCCgagtaacaattctatagctacttggttttctaacggttttatcacagcaatgaatattaccaacggttttatggcggtcaaacccgttgccaaaaatagcaagtcgtaatgaacactgatagctgtcaataaaactctaataaaacttccaataaaaccggcaagagtcaatgcgattttgctttattattggttttattattactatctattgcccctTAAAACCAttccagcttgctgtcatataacatagaaaccagttttattgcggtcattcaaatgcccagttttaacctgtcaaacttgtaaacaaatatatgcaggcaatgatatacataaaGGTGAGACAAAAGCAGCTGAGTTGGTTcagtgtgatgcagaattctgtcgcagtctccgtaagatgtgtgtaaaatgctttagagcatcttgcagcgcatttgtgaacattgatgacgtagaactccaaaaatctaataaagtaacacagcaaacttagtactttttggtagttttttttaaattttatcgccagtttgtcttgttttggttgaaaataatttcctatgtcgttaaattatgcgtccttaaaaataaggtaggggcaagacactattgatatatttcgaaatatattcaatattcaattaaactaagtatgtatcgttaaatttttcgtgcacctctctatttatatcaaagtttgtcgattcctcattatcgtcggtgtgacgtcagatttttcataaaaataaagttgtctaggcctcagggatttaccatatttttctctaataatgcaggcatccaacctatgccgcaccttacaacatatatatcattgaactaggcttattgcggctacgattaatgccaactaattaccaaccgcgccatattgatatttttgaaactttttataatcttgaaacgaaaatcgaatcgtcgtttgactaacaaataaattgaatatccaaagttgatttt
It includes:
- the LOC129718445 gene encoding uncharacterized protein LOC129718445 — its product is MFLRRSYLAVLIIFGYLLIIDGREENVRTKRGRKPRVSVLPTRVDAEPSQNLDNGESAGDDSPVIPPGFLSPSVQEYLELGKSIPGRPGTDYPILAAVPYTNFYCDEQDYPGFFADMETRCQGWHYCDIDGRQATFLCPNGTQFSQAVFVCDWWFNVRCDLSPRLYAINARLYQRPKVNPTRKHRVITKQLVEDIFNK